In Sphingomonas sp. JUb134, the sequence CTCATAGCCGCGCAGATCGCCGCTCTGGCCGTACATGCACAGGTCGTAGAAGGGCACGCGCTTGGACACGCTGCAGGTCGATCCGCGGAAAGCCGCGACCGTCGTTTTGGTGACGGAGGCATAGAAGTTGGCGCCGACTTGCAGTTTGTCGTGCGAGAAGTCGCTGCCCAGGAACTTGCTGCCGAACGTCCAGAACGCCGTCACGTAACTGCCGCGGCTGGGATTGAGCGAACTGTTGCGGCTGTCATAGGTCAGCGACGGCCCGAGCATCGCCAGCGTGCTCTTGAGCTCCAGCGGCGGCAGGTTCAGGTCCGGATAGTTGGGGTGCGGGATCTCGGCGGTCGAATCGACGTTCAGATATTCGAGCCGCACCCCGCCGTAGAGATGGTTGGCGAGGCGGACCTGCGCCTGGGCGAGGCCGCCCAGGCCCTTGTCCTCCAGGTCGACGTGCACGCCCCGGGCGCCCGCATCGGCGCCGATGCCATAGAATTTCAGCTTCGCGTCGGCATAGCCTGCGAACACCAGGAAGCGAAAGCGATCGTGATCCAGCGACATGCTGTGGAACGCGCCGGCCCCCTTGGTGCCAGTGCTGGTCGCCATGACCCCAACGCCGGAAATCCAGGGCTGCGGGGCGTCGTTGGGATTGTAGAACACCACCCCCGTCAGCATGGCACCGGTCCCGAGCGCCGGGTTCGTGAGCGGG encodes:
- a CDS encoding BamA/TamA family outer membrane protein, producing MASTAFGAPGAFAQQQPIAEVRDELETLPRARSATEEPEPKSKKADLLVVPIPLTNPALGTGAMLTGVVFYNPNDAPQPWISGVGVMATSTGTKGAGAFHSMSLDHDRFRFLVFAGYADAKLKFYGIGADAGARGVHVDLEDKGLGGLAQAQVRLANHLYGGVRLEYLNVDSTAEIPHPNYPDLNLPPLELKSTLAMLGPSLTYDSRNSSLNPSRGSYVTAFWTFGSKFLGSDFSHDKLQVGANFYASVTKTTVAAFRGSTCSVSKRVPFYDLCMYGQSGDLRGYEAGRYRDRFTWAFQGEFRQKLFGKFGAVAFGGVGGVAPSADQIGDSKVLPSVGAGLRYQASKSNNVNLRLDFAAGIDGHAVYFGIGEAF